The following proteins are encoded in a genomic region of Mycolicibacterium rutilum:
- a CDS encoding dihydrofolate reductase, whose protein sequence is MTTRPEVALIWAQSTSGVIGRGGGIPWRLPEDQTRFKELTLGHAVLMGRLTWESLPAKVRPLPGRRNIVLTHRSDYVADGAEVVTSLDDALGVDPTWVIGGAQIYQAALPAATRCEVTEVEIDLPREDADVMAPVLDESWSGETGEWLTSTSGLRYRFHSYRR, encoded by the coding sequence ATGACGACGCGACCCGAGGTCGCGCTGATCTGGGCCCAGTCGACCTCGGGGGTCATCGGCCGTGGCGGCGGCATCCCGTGGCGGCTGCCCGAGGACCAGACCCGGTTCAAGGAACTGACGCTGGGTCACGCGGTTCTGATGGGGCGGCTGACCTGGGAGTCGCTGCCCGCCAAGGTCCGCCCGCTGCCGGGCCGGCGCAACATCGTGCTCACCCATCGGTCGGACTACGTCGCCGACGGCGCGGAGGTGGTGACGTCGCTCGACGACGCGCTCGGCGTCGATCCGACCTGGGTGATCGGCGGAGCGCAGATCTATCAGGCGGCGCTGCCGGCCGCGACGCGGTGCGAGGTGACCGAGGTCGAGATCGACCTGCCCCGCGAAGACGCCGACGTGATGGCCCCGGTGCTCGACGAGTCGTGGTCCGGTGAGACAGGGGAGTGGCTCACCAGCACGTCCGGGCTCCGGTACCGGTTCCACAGCTACCGGCGGTAG
- a CDS encoding HpcH/HpaI aldolase/citrate lyase family protein, translated as MEDHEGEHGDVGERIDPVLARSWLLVNGAQYERFGPAVRSRADIVVLDIEDAVAPKDKLAARDNVVRWLAEGNTDWVRVNGFGTPWWADDLDALKTTSVGGIMLAMVESVDHVTETAKRLPGVPIVALVETARGLERITEIAATKGTFRLAFGIGDFRRDTGFGDNPTTLAYARSRFTIAAKAAHLPSAIDGPTVGSSARKLSEATAVSAEFGMTGKICLTPEQCATVNEGLSPSPEEIAWAKEFFTEFERDGGEIRNGSDLPRIARANKILDLARSYGIEVSEFDDVDDPAHIPAPSDTYHY; from the coding sequence ATGGAGGACCACGAAGGCGAGCACGGTGACGTCGGCGAACGCATCGACCCCGTACTCGCCCGCAGCTGGCTGCTGGTGAACGGCGCTCAATACGAACGGTTCGGCCCCGCGGTGCGCTCCCGCGCGGACATCGTCGTACTCGACATCGAGGATGCGGTCGCGCCGAAGGACAAGCTCGCCGCCCGCGACAACGTGGTGCGCTGGCTCGCCGAGGGCAACACCGACTGGGTGCGCGTCAACGGCTTCGGCACACCCTGGTGGGCCGACGATCTCGACGCCCTCAAGACGACCTCGGTCGGCGGGATCATGCTGGCGATGGTGGAGTCCGTCGACCACGTCACCGAGACCGCCAAACGCCTGCCCGGCGTTCCGATCGTCGCGCTGGTGGAGACGGCGCGCGGGCTGGAGCGCATCACCGAGATCGCCGCGACGAAGGGCACGTTCCGGCTGGCGTTCGGCATCGGCGACTTCCGCCGTGACACCGGCTTCGGGGACAACCCGACCACGCTGGCCTACGCCCGATCGCGGTTCACCATCGCGGCCAAGGCCGCACACCTGCCCAGCGCGATCGACGGCCCAACAGTCGGGTCGAGCGCGCGCAAACTCAGCGAGGCCACCGCGGTCTCCGCCGAGTTCGGGATGACCGGCAAGATCTGCCTGACCCCGGAGCAGTGCGCCACGGTCAACGAGGGCCTGTCGCCGTCACCCGAGGAAATCGCCTGGGCGAAGGAGTTTTTCACCGAGTTCGAACGCGACGGCGGCGAGATCCGCAACGGCTCGGACCTCCCCCGCATCGCCCGGGCCAACAAGATCCTCGACCTGGCCCGCTCGTACGGCATCGAGGTGTCGGAGTTCGACGACGTCGACGACCCCGCGCACATCCCGGCGCCGTCGGACACCTACCACTACTGA
- a CDS encoding winged helix-turn-helix domain-containing protein produces MPTRLTADQARRVAVAAQGFAEPKPQGPVTRAHLRRLISRIQVLQLDSVSVSVRAHYAPVFSRLGPYDRDVLDRSAWRHSARSPRILVEYWAHEAALMAVEDWPLLRWRMREYTHGRWGREIVKKNAKLVDDVVAAVSELGPSTAGQIEAYLGAEQRGRKGPWWDRSDTKWVTEALFASGVLTTATRVGFARHYDLAERVLPAEVLAREVDEAEAVRELVLRAAGALGLATEQDLRDYFRLSPAQAKPAIAKLVADGALEQVEVDGWKGPVYLRAGQTIPRRDRGTALLCPFDPLIFFRPRVERLFGGFKYRIEIYTPAPKRQYGYYVWPFLLDGELVGRVDLKADRTSDALHVVGAFTEPGQKPARVAEALTGELRSMASWLGLADVTVGDNGDLAPTLRRVHS; encoded by the coding sequence GTGCCGACCAGACTCACGGCCGATCAAGCACGACGCGTCGCCGTCGCGGCGCAGGGATTCGCCGAGCCCAAGCCGCAGGGCCCGGTCACCCGCGCACACCTGCGCCGGCTGATCTCCCGGATCCAGGTGCTGCAGCTGGACTCGGTTTCGGTGTCGGTGCGCGCCCACTACGCGCCGGTGTTCAGCCGGCTCGGGCCCTACGACCGCGACGTATTAGACCGGTCGGCGTGGCGGCACTCGGCGCGCTCGCCAAGGATCCTCGTCGAATACTGGGCGCACGAGGCGGCGCTGATGGCCGTCGAGGACTGGCCGCTGCTGCGCTGGCGGATGCGTGAGTACACCCATGGTCGGTGGGGCAGGGAGATCGTCAAGAAGAACGCCAAGCTCGTCGACGACGTCGTCGCCGCGGTGAGCGAACTGGGCCCGTCGACGGCGGGGCAGATCGAGGCGTATCTCGGCGCCGAGCAGCGCGGCCGCAAAGGACCGTGGTGGGACCGCAGCGACACCAAATGGGTGACCGAGGCGCTGTTCGCGTCCGGGGTGCTCACAACGGCGACGCGGGTCGGTTTCGCGCGGCACTACGACCTGGCCGAACGGGTGCTGCCGGCGGAGGTGCTGGCGCGGGAGGTCGACGAGGCCGAGGCGGTGCGCGAACTGGTGCTGCGGGCGGCGGGGGCGCTGGGCCTGGCCACCGAGCAGGACCTGCGCGACTATTTCCGGTTGTCGCCCGCGCAGGCGAAACCGGCGATCGCCAAACTCGTCGCCGACGGCGCGCTCGAGCAGGTCGAGGTCGACGGCTGGAAGGGCCCGGTGTATCTGCGTGCGGGGCAGACGATTCCGCGGCGCGACCGCGGTACGGCGCTGCTGTGCCCGTTCGATCCGCTGATCTTCTTCCGGCCGCGGGTGGAGCGGTTGTTCGGGGGCTTCAAGTACCGCATCGAGATCTACACGCCGGCGCCGAAGCGTCAGTACGGGTATTACGTGTGGCCATTTCTGCTCGACGGTGAACTCGTCGGCCGGGTCGACCTCAAGGCCGACCGGACCAGCGACGCACTGCACGTCGTCGGCGCGTTCACCGAACCCGGTCAGAAACCGGCGCGGGTAGCCGAGGCGCTGACGGGTGAGCTGCGGTCGATGGCGTCCTGGCTGGGGCTGGCGGACGTCACGGTCGGCGACAACGGTGACCTGGCGCCGACCCTGCGCCGAGTTCACAGCTAG
- a CDS encoding RNA polymerase sigma factor, producing MRSAVGETAPDDGDLVRAAQAGDGQALAVLLARHQASMRATAIGMLGAGFDADDAVQEASIIAVRRLSDLREPEKVGPWLRAVVRNAVKMQLRSNKPVPVDDVAALHPPELTLDPAALLHDHCLRDWLWHAIDDLPAEARLVTLLRYFTDVRSLSDIAVTLEVPVGTVKSRLHQARRTLHASLLRTAEAAHPDVGKRTEARRREAVSTLRAAEAGQFAGALAEHWSPDVRVTMPTGLQTQGFGYLIGAMERDLNSGVRQRLTNVIAGTDVVVWEADFVNPPEDPLHCPPSLAWVMSIRQERVVQLRVVHPRTRS from the coding sequence GTGCGCAGCGCGGTGGGCGAAACAGCGCCCGATGACGGCGATCTGGTGCGTGCCGCGCAGGCCGGCGACGGGCAGGCGCTCGCTGTGCTGCTGGCACGTCACCAGGCGTCGATGCGCGCGACCGCGATCGGCATGCTCGGTGCGGGCTTCGACGCAGACGACGCCGTCCAGGAGGCGTCCATCATCGCCGTCCGGCGACTTTCCGATCTGCGCGAACCCGAGAAGGTGGGGCCCTGGCTGCGGGCGGTCGTGCGCAACGCGGTCAAGATGCAGCTGCGAAGCAACAAGCCGGTGCCCGTCGACGACGTCGCCGCCCTGCACCCACCCGAGCTGACCCTCGATCCCGCAGCACTCCTGCACGACCATTGCCTGCGCGACTGGCTGTGGCACGCCATCGACGACCTGCCGGCCGAGGCGCGGCTGGTGACCCTGCTGCGGTATTTCACCGACGTGCGCTCGCTCTCCGACATCGCCGTCACCCTGGAGGTGCCGGTCGGCACCGTCAAGAGCCGGCTGCACCAGGCGCGGCGCACCCTGCACGCGTCGCTCCTGCGGACCGCGGAGGCCGCCCACCCCGACGTCGGCAAGCGCACCGAAGCGCGGCGCCGAGAAGCCGTGTCGACCCTGCGGGCCGCGGAAGCCGGTCAGTTCGCGGGCGCCCTGGCGGAGCACTGGAGCCCCGACGTCCGGGTGACCATGCCCACGGGACTGCAGACGCAGGGGTTCGGTTATCTGATCGGCGCGATGGAGCGCGACCTCAACAGCGGTGTGCGACAACGTCTTACCAACGTCATCGCCGGCACCGACGTGGTGGTCTGGGAGGCCGACTTCGTGAACCCTCCCGAAGATCCGCTGCACTGTCCGCCATCGCTGGCTTGGGTGATGTCGATCCGGCAGGAGCGCGTCGTTCAGCTACGAGTGGTGCATCCGCGCACCCGATCGTGA
- a CDS encoding NAD-dependent epimerase/dehydratase family protein encodes MQGAKVLVTGVTGQVAAPVAQALAADNEVWGIARFTDTAARDRLSEAGVRCHPVNMASGEFTGLPSDFEYVLNFAVAKSGRWDKDLAANAEAAGLLMAHCRDATAFLHCSSAAVYDPPGDEPRTETTALGDNHKHLFPTYSISKIAGETVVRTLARALGVPTVIARLNVPYGDNGGWPFFHLEMILAGTLIPVPPGAPALYNPIHERDIVASVPKLLAAADVPAVTLNWAGDQTISLQQWCDHLGELVGRKPVFAVDPQALRGNPVDVSRLRAVAPATTVDWREGLRAMAVRFHPELVDA; translated from the coding sequence ATGCAAGGCGCGAAAGTTCTGGTCACCGGTGTCACCGGTCAGGTCGCCGCTCCCGTCGCACAGGCACTGGCCGCCGACAACGAGGTGTGGGGTATCGCCCGGTTCACCGACACCGCCGCCCGCGACCGGTTGAGTGAGGCCGGCGTGCGGTGCCACCCCGTCAACATGGCGAGCGGTGAGTTCACCGGTCTGCCTTCGGACTTCGAATACGTCCTGAACTTCGCGGTGGCCAAGAGCGGCCGATGGGACAAGGATCTGGCGGCCAACGCCGAAGCGGCCGGTCTGCTGATGGCGCACTGCCGCGACGCGACGGCGTTCCTGCACTGTTCGTCGGCGGCGGTCTACGACCCGCCCGGCGACGAACCCCGCACCGAGACAACCGCACTCGGCGACAATCACAAGCATCTGTTCCCGACGTATTCGATCTCCAAGATCGCCGGCGAGACCGTCGTGCGGACGTTGGCCCGCGCTCTGGGCGTGCCGACGGTGATCGCCCGGCTCAACGTGCCCTACGGCGACAACGGCGGCTGGCCGTTCTTCCATCTCGAGATGATTCTGGCGGGCACACTGATTCCGGTGCCGCCTGGGGCGCCGGCGCTGTACAACCCGATTCACGAGCGGGACATCGTCGCCTCTGTGCCCAAACTGCTTGCCGCAGCGGATGTTCCAGCGGTGACGCTGAACTGGGCGGGTGATCAGACGATCAGTCTGCAGCAGTGGTGCGACCATCTCGGCGAGCTGGTGGGCCGCAAGCCGGTGTTCGCGGTCGACCCGCAGGCGCTGCGCGGCAACCCGGTCGACGTCTCCCGGCTGCGCGCCGTGGCCCCCGCTACGACCGTGGATTGGCGAGAGGGGTTGCGCGCCATGGCGGTCCGGTTCCACCCGGAGCTGGTCGACGCCTGA
- the dapB gene encoding 4-hydroxy-tetrahydrodipicolinate reductase, translating to MRVGVLGAKGKVGTTMVEAVEAAEDLTFSAGVDAGDPLSRLVDTGTEAVIDFTHPDVVMGNLEFLIDNGIHAVVGTTGFTDDRLAQVRRWVDAKPGVAVLIAPNFAIGAVLSMHFARQAAKYFESVEVIELHHPHKADAPSGTATRTARLIAEARKDLPPNPDATSTSLDGARGADVDGIPVHSVRLAGLVAHQEVLFGTQGETLTIRHDSIDRTSFVPGVLLAVRRVAERPGLTIGIEPLLEL from the coding sequence ATGCGAGTCGGAGTACTGGGCGCCAAGGGCAAGGTCGGCACGACGATGGTCGAGGCGGTCGAAGCCGCCGAAGATCTCACCTTCTCCGCCGGGGTCGACGCGGGCGATCCGCTGAGCCGGCTCGTCGACACCGGCACCGAGGCCGTCATCGACTTCACCCACCCCGACGTCGTGATGGGCAACCTCGAATTCCTCATCGACAACGGGATCCACGCCGTCGTCGGGACGACCGGGTTCACCGACGACCGGTTGGCGCAGGTCCGACGCTGGGTGGACGCCAAGCCCGGGGTGGCGGTGCTGATCGCGCCGAACTTCGCGATCGGCGCGGTGCTGTCCATGCACTTCGCGCGGCAGGCCGCCAAATACTTCGAGTCCGTCGAGGTGATCGAGCTGCACCACCCGCACAAGGCCGACGCACCGTCCGGGACGGCGACCCGCACGGCCCGGCTCATCGCCGAGGCGCGCAAAGACCTCCCGCCCAACCCCGACGCCACCTCGACCAGCCTCGACGGTGCCCGCGGCGCCGACGTCGACGGCATCCCGGTGCACTCGGTCCGCCTGGCCGGGCTCGTCGCGCACCAGGAGGTGCTGTTCGGTACGCAGGGCGAGACGCTGACCATCCGGCACGACAGCATCGACCGCACCTCGTTCGTGCCCGGCGTCCTGCTGGCGGTGCGGCGGGTTGCCGAACGGCCGGGCCTGACGATCGGCATCGAGCCCCTGCTCGAGCTCTAA
- a CDS encoding dienelactone hydrolase family protein has translation MPSITATIDTADGSCPVTLHTPNGTGPWTGVVMYVDAGGVRDTFQEMAARLAGFGHAVLLPDVYYRHGDWEPFDMRTAFTEPAQRKRLFGMISSITPDMMASDAQAFFDFLAGRPEVKGDAFGVCGYCMGGRTSVIVAGRVPDRVAAAGSFHGGGLVTDEPTSPHLLAEHMKATVYVAGAKDDHGFTAEHAETLDKALTAANVPHTVEIYPAGHGFAVPDNAPYDQEAAERHWIALQELFESALPN, from the coding sequence ATGCCGAGCATCACCGCGACCATCGACACCGCCGACGGCTCCTGCCCCGTCACCCTGCACACCCCGAACGGCACCGGTCCGTGGACCGGCGTCGTGATGTACGTCGACGCCGGCGGCGTCCGCGACACGTTCCAGGAGATGGCGGCGCGGCTGGCCGGCTTCGGCCACGCGGTGCTGCTGCCCGACGTGTACTACCGCCACGGCGACTGGGAGCCGTTCGACATGCGGACCGCGTTCACCGAACCCGCGCAGCGCAAGCGCCTGTTCGGGATGATCTCGTCGATCACGCCCGACATGATGGCCTCCGACGCGCAGGCGTTCTTCGACTTCCTCGCCGGCCGGCCCGAGGTCAAGGGCGACGCGTTCGGCGTGTGCGGCTACTGCATGGGCGGACGCACGTCGGTCATCGTCGCCGGCCGGGTTCCCGACCGGGTGGCCGCCGCCGGCTCGTTCCACGGCGGCGGGCTGGTCACCGACGAGCCGACCAGCCCGCACCTGCTCGCCGAGCACATGAAGGCAACCGTGTACGTCGCAGGCGCCAAGGACGACCACGGCTTCACCGCCGAGCACGCTGAGACCCTTGACAAGGCGCTGACCGCGGCGAACGTCCCCCACACCGTGGAGATCTACCCCGCCGGGCACGGTTTCGCGGTGCCTGACAACGCACCGTATGACCAGGAGGCCGCCGAGCGGCACTGGATCGCGCTGCAGGAGCTCTTCGAGTCCGCGCTACCCAATTGA
- a CDS encoding tetratricopeptide repeat protein, whose amino-acid sequence MSDDGRALRIQLLIGFMCVALVVYFLLLGRIAMAFIGTGEPAAIGLGLALLAMPLIGAWAMVSTLRAGLAHQRLARIAKADGMELDVSELPRMASGRIQRDAADALFVSVREELEHDPDNWQRWYRLARAYDYAGDRTRAREAMKKAVEMEGRR is encoded by the coding sequence ATGTCCGACGACGGGCGCGCGCTGCGCATCCAACTGCTGATCGGCTTCATGTGCGTGGCGCTGGTCGTGTACTTCCTGCTGCTCGGCCGGATCGCGATGGCGTTCATCGGGACCGGGGAACCGGCGGCCATCGGGCTCGGGCTGGCGCTGCTGGCGATGCCGCTGATCGGAGCGTGGGCGATGGTCAGCACGCTGCGCGCCGGGCTCGCCCACCAGCGGCTCGCCCGGATCGCCAAGGCCGACGGCATGGAACTCGACGTCAGCGAACTGCCGCGGATGGCGTCGGGCCGGATCCAGCGCGACGCCGCCGACGCGCTGTTCGTCAGCGTGCGCGAGGAACTGGAGCACGATCCCGACAACTGGCAGCGCTGGTACCGCCTGGCCCGCGCCTACGACTACGCCGGTGACCGGACCCGCGCCCGCGAGGCGATGAAGAAGGCCGTCGAGATGGAGGGCCGACGATGA
- a CDS encoding thymidylate synthase → MPIDTPYENLLALVLKEGTPKWDRTGTGTRSLFGHQMRYDLTAGFPLITTKKVHTKSIVYELLWFLRGDSNVRWLQEHGVTIWDEWASQTGDLGPVYGVQWRSWPTPSGEHIDQISNALQLLKADPDSRRNIVSAWNVGEIPQMALPPCHAFFQFYVADGRLSCQLYQRSADLFLGVPFNIASYALLTHMMAAQAGLQVGEFIWTGGDCHIYNNHVEQVELQLTRDPRPYPELVLAPRDSIFDYTYEDVQIVNYDPHPAIKAPVAV, encoded by the coding sequence GTGCCGATCGACACGCCTTACGAGAACCTGCTGGCGTTGGTCCTCAAGGAAGGCACGCCCAAATGGGACCGCACCGGCACCGGCACCCGCAGCCTGTTCGGCCATCAGATGCGCTACGACCTGACCGCCGGGTTCCCGCTGATCACCACCAAGAAGGTGCACACCAAGTCGATCGTCTACGAACTGCTGTGGTTTCTGCGCGGCGACTCGAACGTGCGCTGGCTGCAGGAGCATGGCGTCACGATCTGGGATGAATGGGCCTCGCAGACAGGCGATCTCGGCCCCGTCTACGGCGTGCAGTGGCGGTCGTGGCCGACCCCGTCCGGTGAGCACATCGACCAGATCAGCAACGCCCTTCAGCTGCTCAAGGCGGATCCTGACTCGCGCCGCAACATCGTGTCGGCCTGGAACGTCGGCGAGATCCCGCAGATGGCGCTGCCGCCGTGCCACGCGTTCTTCCAGTTCTACGTCGCCGACGGCAGGCTGTCGTGTCAGCTCTACCAGCGCAGCGCCGACCTGTTCCTCGGCGTCCCGTTCAACATCGCCAGCTATGCGCTGCTGACCCACATGATGGCCGCGCAGGCGGGCCTGCAGGTCGGCGAGTTCATCTGGACCGGCGGTGACTGCCACATCTACAACAACCACGTCGAGCAGGTCGAGCTGCAGCTCACCCGCGACCCGCGGCCGTACCCGGAACTTGTTCTGGCACCCCGCGATTCGATCTTCGACTACACCTACGAAGACGTTCAGATCGTCAACTACGACCCGCACCCGGCGATCAAGGCGCCCGTGGCCGTATGA
- a CDS encoding flavodoxin family protein — MSRTLLVVHHTPSPGTRELLEAVLAGAKDPDISGVDVVVRPALAATLPDMLDADGYLFGTTANFGYMSGALKHFFDTVYYPSLDHVAGRPYGLWVHGNNDTVGAVGAVEKLATGLALAKAADVLDVVGGVDAGVRDRAYELGGTLAATLMEE; from the coding sequence ATGAGCCGGACCCTGCTGGTCGTTCACCACACGCCTTCGCCGGGCACCCGTGAACTGCTCGAGGCCGTCCTCGCCGGCGCGAAGGACCCCGACATCTCGGGTGTCGACGTGGTCGTGCGGCCCGCCCTGGCGGCGACGCTGCCCGACATGCTCGACGCCGACGGCTACCTGTTCGGCACCACCGCCAACTTCGGATACATGAGCGGGGCGCTGAAGCACTTCTTCGACACCGTCTACTACCCGAGCCTCGACCACGTCGCGGGGCGCCCGTACGGGTTGTGGGTGCACGGCAATAACGACACCGTGGGCGCCGTGGGCGCGGTAGAAAAGCTTGCGACGGGGCTGGCGCTGGCCAAGGCGGCCGACGTGCTGGACGTCGTCGGGGGTGTGGACGCCGGGGTGCGGGACCGCGCCTACGAGCTCGGCGGCACACTGGCCGCGACGCTGATGGAGGAGTGA